A window of Campylobacter ureolyticus contains these coding sequences:
- the napH gene encoding quinol dehydrogenase ferredoxin subunit NapH, which translates to MKINNLRRVVQFLVLALFMFGNLEILNILKGNLSSSILLGKISLSDPFAVLQIYLATFNVSFVAISGALIIGLFYSLIAPRLFCSWVCPVNIITDFAYFVRTKLKIRGVYLNLNANFRYYFLALSLIASFILGVPAFENISFIGVVQRGLIYLNSTFLIVAFLLFVFDTFVAKRGVCSKICPLGAFYALLSKLSLIRVKHSFKNCTKCMDCIKVCPEDGILKDISKKDFFISSSCISCGRCVDVCTHDALNFSIIKKDKK; encoded by the coding sequence ATGAAAATAAACAATCTTAGAAGAGTTGTTCAATTTTTGGTTTTAGCTCTCTTTATGTTTGGAAATTTAGAAATTTTAAATATTTTAAAGGGAAATTTAAGTAGCTCTATTTTACTTGGTAAAATTTCACTAAGTGATCCATTTGCAGTGCTTCAAATTTACCTAGCAACTTTCAATGTTTCATTTGTTGCAATAAGTGGCGCTTTAATAATTGGTTTATTTTATAGTTTAATAGCTCCAAGACTCTTTTGTTCGTGGGTTTGCCCTGTTAACATCATAACAGATTTTGCTTACTTTGTAAGGACAAAGCTTAAAATTAGAGGTGTTTATTTAAATTTAAATGCAAATTTTAGATACTATTTTTTAGCTTTGAGTTTGATAGCTAGCTTTATTTTGGGTGTACCTGCTTTTGAAAATATAAGCTTTATAGGAGTCGTTCAAAGGGGATTAATCTATTTAAATTCAACCTTTTTAATTGTTGCTTTTTTGCTTTTTGTTTTTGACACTTTTGTAGCAAAAAGAGGAGTTTGCTCTAAAATTTGCCCACTTGGTGCATTTTACGCACTACTTTCAAAACTCTCACTAATAAGAGTAAAACATAGTTTTAAAAACTGCACAAAATGCATGGACTGCATTAAGGTTTGCCCAGAAGATGGCATTTTAAAAGATATTTCAAAAAAAGATTTTTTTATTAGTAGTAGCTGTATAAGCTGCGGTCGTTGCGTAGATGTTTGCACGCACGATGCATTAA
- the napG gene encoding ferredoxin-type protein NapG, with protein MTRREVLKIACLFSAGGVLWSIPQNTEAKFFLRPPGAKDEKSFVASCIKCGLCVEACPYDTLKLSTIFDNTSISTPYFTPRKIPCYMCEDIPCATICPTSALDIKSLQKNDLLDVNLMRSGVAVVDMKSCVAYFGIQCDACYRACPLIDRALYLEYKRNDRTAKHAFLLPVVDGDICTGCGMCEKVCITKKPAISVVRREFVLGKMNDNYVIGWEKDGDKKLKDADTKIKLDKTKALDYLNSEEF; from the coding sequence ATGACAAGAAGAGAGGTGTTAAAAATAGCTTGCCTGTTTAGTGCCGGTGGAGTCTTATGGAGCATTCCTCAAAATACGGAAGCTAAATTTTTTTTAAGACCACCTGGTGCAAAAGATGAAAAAAGTTTTGTGGCAAGTTGTATAAAGTGCGGACTTTGCGTAGAGGCTTGTCCATATGACACACTTAAGCTTAGCACTATTTTTGACAACACCTCTATTTCAACGCCCTATTTTACACCAAGAAAAATTCCATGTTATATGTGTGAAGATATTCCTTGTGCTACTATTTGTCCAACATCTGCACTTGATATAAAGTCTTTGCAAAAAAATGATTTGTTAGATGTAAATTTGATGAGATCTGGTGTTGCGGTTGTGGATATGAAAAGTTGTGTTGCCTACTTTGGAATTCAGTGCGATGCCTGTTATAGAGCCTGTCCACTTATAGATAGGGCTTTATACTTGGAATACAAAAGAAATGATAGAACTGCAAAACATGCATTTTTACTTCCAGTTGTTGATGGTGATATTTGCACGGGATGTGGGATGTGCGAGAAAGTTTGTATCACTAAAAAACCTGCTATTAGCGTAGTTAGAAGAGAGTTTGTGCTTGGCAAAATGAATGATAATTATGTAATTGGCTGGGAAAAAGATGGCGATAAAAAACTAAAAGATGCGGACACAAAGATAAAGCTTGATAAAACAAAAGCGCTTGATTATCTAAATAGCGAGGAGTTTTAA
- the napA gene encoding nitrate reductase catalytic subunit NapA — protein MNRRDFIKSAAAASACSAIGISVPSSLSAKSNEAEKSWRWDKAVCRFCGTGCGIMVATKDGKIVAVKGDPKAPVNRGLNCIKGYFNAKIMYGEDRLTKPLLRMNEKGEFDKKGKFAPVSWQRAFDEMEKQFKKTYNELGPTGIGVFGSGQYTIQEGYVASKLIKGGFRSNNLDPNARHCMASAVVGFMQTFGIDEPSGCFDDIELTDTIVCWGANMAEMHPILWARVSDRKLSDPENVRVVNLSTYSTRTSNLADIEIIFRPSTDLAIWNYIARELVYNHPDLVDMDFVKNHCTFATGPVDIGYGLREDINHPKYKKSELDTAAKQKSKVVSDFEGESLAYLGYKSGDTLEMKNTKSSGKHWAISFEEFKKALAPYTLEYTAKIAKGDENEDIEEFKAKLKSLADLYIEKQRKVVSFWTMGFNQHTRGTWVNEQSYMVHFLLGKQAKPGSGAFSLTGQPSACGTAREVGTFCHRLPADMVVANPKHRAITEKIWKLPNGTINPKNGSHFVKIMRDLEDGKIKFAWVQVNNPWQNTANANHWIKAAREMDNFIVVSEVYPGISAKVADLILPTAMIYEKWGSYGNAERRTQHWRQQVIPVGNAMSDTWQMLEFSKRFTLKDVWGEKKIDEKLTLPNVLEEAKKMGYKESDTLFDILFANDEWKKFSKDDKIIGGFDNSEVNGDSRNVVGSDGKEFKGYGFFVQKAIWEEYRKFGLGHGHDLADFDTYHKVRGLRWPVVDGKETQWRFNTLYDPYAKKEAPQSDFAFYGNKGAKLSAGDLAKAKDDEKVDINNKGKIFFRPYMDPPEIPNKEYPFWLCTGRVLEHWHSGTMTMRVPELYKAVPEAMCYMSELDAGKLNLMQNDIVWIESRRGKVKARVDLRGRNKPPVGLVYVPWFDENVFINKVCLDATCPLSNETDYKKCAVKIYKA, from the coding sequence ATGAATAGAAGAGATTTTATCAAAAGTGCCGCAGCAGCCTCGGCCTGTTCTGCTATTGGCATAAGTGTTCCATCTTCTTTATCAGCTAAATCAAACGAAGCTGAAAAATCATGGAGATGGGATAAGGCAGTTTGTCGGTTTTGTGGAACTGGATGCGGGATCATGGTAGCTACAAAAGATGGAAAAATAGTAGCTGTAAAAGGTGATCCTAAAGCTCCAGTAAATAGAGGCTTAAACTGTATAAAAGGTTATTTTAACGCTAAAATTATGTATGGCGAAGACCGCTTGACAAAACCACTTTTAAGAATGAATGAAAAAGGTGAGTTTGATAAAAAAGGTAAATTTGCCCCTGTTAGTTGGCAAAGAGCCTTTGATGAGATGGAAAAGCAGTTTAAAAAAACATATAATGAGCTTGGACCTACAGGAATTGGTGTTTTTGGAAGTGGTCAATACACAATCCAAGAGGGATACGTTGCTTCAAAACTTATAAAAGGTGGATTTAGAAGTAACAACCTCGATCCAAACGCAAGACACTGTATGGCAAGTGCTGTTGTTGGCTTTATGCAAACTTTTGGAATTGATGAGCCATCAGGCTGTTTTGATGATATCGAGCTAACTGATACTATTGTTTGCTGGGGCGCAAATATGGCTGAAATGCATCCAATTTTGTGGGCAAGAGTAAGCGATAGAAAGTTAAGTGATCCAGAAAATGTTAGAGTTGTAAATTTAAGCACCTATTCAACTAGAACTTCAAATTTAGCAGATATTGAGATTATTTTTAGACCATCAACTGATCTTGCTATTTGGAACTACATCGCAAGAGAACTTGTTTATAATCATCCTGATTTAGTAGATATGGATTTTGTTAAAAATCACTGCACATTTGCAACAGGACCTGTAGATATTGGTTATGGCTTAAGAGAAGATATAAATCACCCAAAATACAAAAAAAGTGAGCTTGATACCGCTGCAAAACAAAAAAGCAAGGTTGTAAGTGACTTTGAGGGTGAGAGTTTAGCCTATCTTGGATATAAATCAGGCGATACTTTAGAGATGAAAAATACAAAATCATCCGGAAAGCACTGGGCGATAAGTTTTGAGGAGTTTAAAAAAGCGCTTGCTCCATATACTCTTGAATATACTGCAAAAATTGCAAAAGGCGATGAAAATGAAGATATCGAAGAGTTTAAAGCAAAACTTAAATCACTAGCTGATCTATACATAGAAAAGCAAAGAAAAGTTGTTAGCTTTTGGACTATGGGCTTTAACCAACACACAAGAGGAACTTGGGTAAATGAACAAAGCTATATGGTGCACTTTTTGCTTGGCAAACAGGCAAAACCTGGAAGTGGAGCATTCTCTTTAACAGGTCAGCCAAGTGCCTGTGGAACAGCAAGAGAGGTTGGAACATTTTGTCATAGACTTCCTGCTGACATGGTTGTTGCCAATCCAAAACACAGAGCTATTACTGAAAAAATTTGGAAACTACCAAATGGCACGATTAATCCAAAAAATGGCTCACATTTTGTAAAAATTATGAGAGATTTAGAAGATGGTAAGATCAAATTTGCTTGGGTTCAAGTAAATAACCCTTGGCAAAATACCGCAAATGCAAACCACTGGATAAAAGCAGCAAGAGAAATGGATAATTTTATCGTAGTAAGTGAAGTTTATCCTGGAATTTCAGCAAAAGTAGCCGATCTAATACTTCCAACAGCAATGATTTATGAAAAATGGGGTTCTTATGGCAATGCTGAAAGAAGAACTCAACATTGGCGCCAGCAAGTTATTCCAGTAGGCAATGCTATGAGTGATACTTGGCAAATGCTTGAGTTTTCAAAACGATTTACATTAAAAGATGTTTGGGGTGAAAAAAAGATAGATGAAAAACTCACTCTTCCAAATGTTTTAGAAGAAGCTAAAAAAATGGGCTACAAAGAAAGTGATACACTATTTGATATACTTTTTGCAAATGATGAGTGGAAAAAATTTAGCAAAGATGACAAAATCATAGGTGGGTTTGATAACAGCGAAGTAAATGGCGATAGCAGAAATGTAGTTGGAAGCGATGGAAAAGAGTTTAAAGGATATGGCTTTTTCGTCCAAAAAGCAATTTGGGAAGAATACCGCAAATTTGGACTAGGTCATGGACATGATTTAGCTGATTTTGATACATACCACAAAGTTAGGGGATTGAGATGGCCAGTTGTTGATGGCAAAGAAACCCAATGGAGATTTAATACACTTTATGATCCTTATGCTAAAAAAGAAGCACCACAAAGTGATTTTGCATTTTATGGAAACAAAGGCGCAAAACTAAGTGCTGGAGATTTAGCAAAGGCAAAAGATGATGAAAAGGTTGATATAAACAACAAAGGTAAAATTTTCTTCCGCCCTTATATGGATCCGCCTGAGATTCCAAATAAAGAATATCCATTTTGGTTATGCACTGGAAGAGTTTTAGAGCATTGGCATAGCGGAACGATGACAATGAGAGTTCCTGAGCTTTACAAAGCAGTTCCTGAAGCAATGTGTTATATGAGCGAGTTAGATGCTGGAAAGCTAAATTTGATGCAAAACGATATCGTATGGATAGAAAGTAGGCGTGGAAAAGTTAAGGCAAGAGTTGATTTAAGAGGACGAAATAAACCACCTGTTGGGCTAGTCTATGTTCCTTGGTTTGATGAAAATGTCTTTATAAATAAAGTTTGTCTTGATGCAACCTGCCCTTTATCAAACGAAACTGATTATAAAAAATGTGCAGTAAAAATTTATAAGGCGTAG
- the nikR gene encoding nickel-responsive transcriptional regulator NikR, with amino-acid sequence MENIIRFSVSLPENLLNSLDEKINSQGYASRSEFVRDLIREKIVKDSWEDKNIDDENAELIAVLAIIYDHHQTDLVTKKISIEHDANVNIICTNHIHLDHSNCLETSVLRGNIKKIEDFKNKISGLKGVKFANLIKAGVPQS; translated from the coding sequence ATGGAAAATATAATAAGATTTAGTGTGTCATTACCTGAAAATTTACTAAATAGTCTTGATGAAAAAATAAATTCTCAAGGATATGCTTCAAGAAGTGAATTTGTAAGAGACCTAATAAGAGAAAAAATCGTAAAAGATTCTTGGGAGGATAAAAATATAGATGATGAAAATGCTGAACTAATAGCAGTTTTAGCAATAATTTATGATCATCATCAAACCGATTTAGTAACAAAAAAAATATCAATAGAACATGATGCAAATGTCAATATAATATGCACAAACCACATACACTTAGATCATAGCAATTGTTTAGAAACTTCTGTTTTAAGAGGAAATATAAAAAAAATAGAAGATTTTAAAAACAAAATTTCAGGTCTAAAAGGTGTTAAATTTGCAAATTTAATAAAAGCTGGAGTTCCTCAAAGCTAA
- the lolA gene encoding LolA-like outer membrane lipoprotein chaperone, with product MKKIYFLTAFLLFLTNFAFANPLEFKTLQSDFVQTIQNNENKIEYSGNFISTTNNALWSYKTPNLKDIYFNYEKVVIIEPDLEQAIVTNLKDVPNLMNIIKDANKIDSNVYEAKFDGVKYRLNFKNDLLDEISYTDKLDNHIKIKFKNLKKDEFVDENLLTPIIPANFDLITK from the coding sequence ATGAAAAAAATCTATTTTTTAACAGCATTTTTGCTTTTTTTAACAAATTTTGCTTTTGCAAACCCATTGGAATTTAAAACTTTACAAAGTGATTTTGTACAAACTATACAAAATAATGAAAATAAAATTGAATATAGTGGAAATTTTATTTCAACAACAAACAACGCTTTATGGTCTTACAAAACTCCAAATTTAAAAGATATATATTTTAATTACGAAAAAGTTGTTATTATAGAGCCTGATTTAGAGCAAGCAATAGTTACAAATTTAAAAGATGTTCCAAATTTAATGAATATTATAAAAGATGCTAATAAAATAGATAGCAATGTGTATGAGGCAAAATTTGATGGAGTTAAGTACAGATTAAATTTTAAAAATGATCTTTTAGATGAAATTTCTTACACTGATAAACTTGATAATCATATAAAAATAAAATTTAAAAATCTTAAAAAAGATGAATTTGTTGATGAAAATTTACTTACACCTATAATTCCTGCAAATTTTGATCTTATAACTAAATAA
- the secA gene encoding preprotein translocase subunit SecA translates to MSRNIFSKIFGTKNDRIVKTYAKRAKEINALEEKYEKLSDDELKASFNALKDEVANGKSLDEVLNDTFAITREASKRVLNMRHFDVQLIGGMVLHDGNIAEMKTGEGKTLVATLPVVLNAMTKKGVHVVTVNDYLAKRDARDMGVLYEFLGFSVGVIVSGEYDDEKRKAAYNCDITYGTNNEFGFDYLRDNMKFRFEDKVQREHNFVIVDEVDSILIDEARTPLIISGPTNKTLDGYIKANEVALKLTKGKPAQTPQDKPTGDFIVDEKNRTILPTEEGISKAEKLFGVDNLYSLENAVLSHYLDQALKANYLFEKDVHYVVRDNQVVIVDEFTGRLSEGRRFSEGLHQALEAKEGVKIQEESQTLADITFQNYFRLYKKIAGMTGTAQTEATEFSQIYGLDVISIPTNVPVIRIDQNDLIYKSEREKFNAVIEEIKRANAKGQPVLVGTASIEKSEVLHKLLQNAKIPHSVLNAKNHEKEAEIIADAGAKGAVTVATNMAGRGVDIKINDEVKALGGLYIIGTERHESRRIDNQLRGRAGRQGDPGESRFFLSLEDNLLRIFGSDKIKNIMERLGIKEGESIESRMVTRAVENAQKKVENLHFESRKYVLEYDDVANEQRKTIYVYRNELLDPNYDLNEKINSNRVEYVNYLFENAEIFDGMDKDDINYEPLIATLKNEIGENFTSEELKEFPSVNEAKDHIVKKLKDAYDERMKVIDDEQKKAIEKQIYLQVVDRDWREHLYQMDILKTGIGLRGYNQKDPLTEYKKESYNLFLELVLRLKTDSIRALQGIRFKTKEEIEAEERARELAQQRAMAELQRAMKTNKEAENTNDQPLPNTPIRVPKKPRRNEPCPCGSGKKYKDCCGKSGPKKGEFAK, encoded by the coding sequence ATGTCAAGAAATATATTTAGTAAAATTTTTGGAACAAAAAATGATCGTATAGTTAAAACTTATGCAAAAAGAGCAAAAGAGATAAACGCTCTTGAAGAAAAATATGAAAAATTAAGCGATGATGAGTTAAAAGCAAGCTTTAATGCTTTAAAAGATGAAGTTGCAAATGGAAAAAGTTTGGATGAAGTTTTAAACGATACATTTGCAATTACAAGAGAAGCAAGCAAAAGAGTTTTAAATATGCGTCATTTTGATGTGCAGTTAATTGGTGGAATGGTTCTTCATGATGGAAATATTGCTGAGATGAAGACAGGTGAAGGAAAGACTTTAGTTGCAACTTTACCAGTAGTTTTAAATGCAATGACAAAAAAAGGCGTTCATGTAGTAACTGTAAATGACTATTTGGCAAAAAGAGATGCCAGAGATATGGGAGTTTTATACGAGTTTTTAGGTTTTAGCGTAGGAGTTATAGTAAGTGGCGAGTATGATGATGAAAAAAGAAAAGCTGCTTATAATTGTGATATAACTTATGGAACAAATAATGAGTTTGGTTTTGACTATCTTAGAGATAATATGAAATTTAGATTTGAAGATAAAGTCCAAAGAGAACATAATTTTGTAATTGTGGATGAAGTGGATAGTATTTTAATAGATGAGGCAAGAACACCTTTGATTATTTCAGGTCCTACAAATAAAACTCTTGATGGGTACATAAAAGCAAACGAAGTTGCTCTAAAATTAACTAAAGGAAAACCAGCCCAAACTCCACAAGATAAACCAACAGGGGATTTTATAGTTGATGAGAAAAATAGAACTATTTTGCCAACAGAAGAAGGAATTTCAAAAGCTGAAAAGCTTTTTGGGGTTGACAACTTATATAGTCTTGAAAATGCGGTTTTGAGCCATTATTTAGACCAAGCTTTAAAAGCAAATTATCTTTTTGAAAAAGATGTTCATTATGTAGTTAGAGATAACCAAGTTGTTATTGTTGATGAATTTACAGGAAGATTAAGTGAGGGAAGGCGTTTTAGCGAGGGACTTCACCAAGCTTTAGAAGCAAAAGAGGGTGTTAAAATTCAAGAAGAAAGCCAAACTTTAGCAGATATTACTTTTCAAAACTATTTTAGACTTTATAAAAAAATCGCAGGTATGACAGGAACTGCTCAAACAGAAGCAACCGAATTTAGTCAAATTTATGGACTTGATGTTATATCAATCCCAACTAATGTTCCAGTTATTAGAATAGATCAAAATGATCTTATATATAAAAGTGAAAGAGAAAAATTTAATGCAGTTATTGAAGAGATAAAAAGGGCAAATGCAAAAGGTCAGCCTGTTTTAGTTGGAACTGCCTCAATTGAAAAAAGTGAAGTTTTACATAAACTTTTACAAAATGCAAAAATTCCTCATTCAGTATTAAATGCAAAAAATCACGAAAAAGAAGCTGAAATTATAGCAGATGCTGGAGCAAAAGGAGCTGTAACAGTTGCTACAAATATGGCAGGCCGTGGTGTGGATATCAAAATAAATGATGAAGTAAAAGCTCTTGGAGGACTATATATAATAGGAACTGAAAGACACGAAAGTAGAAGAATTGATAATCAGCTTCGTGGTAGAGCAGGAAGACAAGGAGATCCAGGAGAGAGTAGATTTTTCTTAAGTCTAGAAGATAATTTACTAAGAATTTTTGGAAGCGATAAGATAAAAAATATAATGGAACGCCTTGGTATAAAAGAGGGTGAAAGTATAGAAAGTAGAATGGTTACAAGAGCTGTTGAAAACGCACAAAAAAAGGTTGAAAATCTTCATTTTGAAAGTAGAAAATATGTTCTTGAATATGATGATGTGGCAAATGAACAGAGAAAAACGATTTATGTTTACAGAAATGAGCTTTTAGATCCAAATTATGATTTAAATGAAAAAATTAACTCAAATAGAGTTGAATATGTTAATTATCTCTTTGAAAATGCTGAAATTTTTGATGGAATGGATAAAGATGATATAAACTACGAGCCTTTAATAGCTACTTTAAAAAATGAAATTGGTGAAAACTTTACTAGTGAAGAATTAAAAGAATTTCCAAGCGTAAACGAGGCAAAAGATCATATTGTTAAAAAATTAAAAGATGCGTATGATGAGAGAATGAAAGTTATAGATGATGAACAAAAAAAGGCAATTGAAAAACAAATTTATCTTCAAGTTGTAGATAGGGATTGGAGAGAGCATCTTTATCAAATGGATATTTTAAAAACAGGAATTGGACTTCGTGGATATAATCAAAAAGATCCATTAACTGAATATAAAAAAGAAAGTTACAATCTTTTCTTAGAGCTTGTTTTAAGGCTAAAAACCGATAGCATAAGAGCTTTGCAAGGCATTAGATTTAAAACAAAAGAAGAAATTGAAGCAGAAGAAAGAGCAAGAGAGTTAGCTCAGCAAAGAGCTATGGCTGAGCTTCAAAGAGCTATGAAAACAAACAAAGAAGCCGAAAATACCAATGATCAACCTTTGCCAAATACCCCAATAAGAGTTCCTAAAAAACCAAGGAGAAACGAGCCTTGTCCTTGCGGAAGTGGTAAAAAATATAAGGATTGTTGCGGAAAAAGCGGTCCTAAAAAAGGTGAGTTTGCAAAATAG
- a CDS encoding ABC transporter permease, protein MVKYLIFKYLRFDKSQPFITLCAILAFLGVGIGLMVLIVAMAIMNGFDKEFERKLFTMNYPLTIFSHFKGGITNSDVNNLKKTFPDIKFSPYISSQVIVKSDNKLEGAMIFGVNIDDEKEINSVVKDGIKDANLSGFGIMIGSGLKDEFYLKNGDKTTIIFTKTDPGGFSMIPKMKRFEVRADFTSGLISYDKAYIYSDIYDLAKILGDQNSGFDGIHIYSKEPFKDKDRIKEVLPDTMHIVGWWEQNGNFFSALALEKRALFIVLMLIILVASLNIVSSLLMTVMNRRQEIALLLSLGTTKKEIKNTFFGLGMVIGGGGIIFGLILGLLGIWLLGSFDIVNLPADVYGSSKLPLELSSLDLFMIVVGAIFIVVFSSYYPAKKATKIDVLDTLRNE, encoded by the coding sequence GTGGTAAAATATCTTATTTTTAAATATCTTAGATTTGATAAAAGCCAACCATTTATCACGCTTTGTGCTATTTTAGCTTTTTTAGGTGTTGGAATTGGGCTAATGGTTTTAATAGTTGCTATGGCTATAATGAATGGTTTTGATAAGGAGTTTGAGAGAAAACTCTTTACCATGAATTATCCATTGACTATATTTAGTCATTTTAAAGGTGGCATTACAAACAGTGATGTAAATAATTTAAAAAAGACTTTTCCAGATATTAAATTTAGCCCTTATATTTCATCGCAAGTTATCGTAAAATCTGACAATAAACTAGAAGGCGCAATGATATTTGGCGTTAATATAGATGATGAAAAAGAGATAAACTCTGTTGTAAAAGATGGAATTAAAGATGCAAATTTAAGTGGCTTTGGTATTATGATAGGAAGTGGATTAAAAGATGAGTTTTATCTAAAAAATGGTGATAAAACAACTATTATTTTCACAAAAACAGATCCAGGTGGATTTAGTATGATACCAAAGATGAAACGTTTTGAGGTTAGGGCTGATTTTACTTCTGGACTTATTTCTTATGATAAAGCTTATATATATTCTGATATTTATGATTTAGCTAAAATTTTAGGAGATCAAAATAGCGGGTTTGATGGAATTCATATATATTCAAAAGAGCCTTTTAAAGATAAAGATCGCATTAAAGAAGTTCTTCCAGACACTATGCATATAGTTGGATGGTGGGAGCAAAATGGAAACTTCTTTTCAGCTTTAGCCTTAGAAAAAAGAGCTTTATTTATAGTCTTAATGCTTATTATTTTAGTTGCTAGCTTAAATATCGTAAGCTCACTTTTAATGACTGTTATGAATCGCCGTCAAGAAATTGCACTTTTATTAAGTCTTGGCACAACCAAAAAAGAGATTAAAAATACATTTTTTGGACTTGGGATGGTGATTGGCGGTGGAGGGATTATCTTTGGGCTTATCTTAGGCTTGCTTGGTATTTGGCTACTTGGAAGTTTTGATATAGTAAATTTGCCAGCAGATGTCTATGGAAGCTCAAAATTACCACTTGAGCTATCAAGTTTAGATCTTTTTATGATAGTAGTTGGAGCTATTTTTATAGTGGTTTTTTCATCATATTATCCAGCTAAAAAAGCAACAAAAATAGATGTGCTTGACACTTTAAGAAATGAATAG
- a CDS encoding Crp/Fnr family transcriptional regulator, with translation MIEFFKNSSLFAGIDENEIKKILNCIEYRVFVFDKNLYLYELSQGFKAMLLKDGIVDIISLEKREIIDDRLVAGDSLVYDFGKSDERFLRTKRKSTLISMDIGRIFDENKRNCQHKTIFMQNLIKDLNKFMSHLSFKLNIYSKTHLRDRILLFLNSEREKTGSNLIKPIFNQEDLAKYLSCNRSALSRELYLMEKEGIIKIKNREIWFNES, from the coding sequence ATGATAGAATTTTTTAAAAATTCCTCTTTGTTTGCTGGAATTGATGAAAATGAGATCAAAAAAATCCTAAATTGCATAGAGTATAGAGTTTTTGTTTTTGATAAAAATCTCTATTTGTATGAGCTAAGTCAAGGCTTTAAGGCAATGCTTCTAAAAGATGGCATTGTTGATATTATCTCTTTGGAAAAAAGGGAGATAATTGACGATAGACTTGTGGCTGGGGATAGCTTGGTCTATGACTTTGGCAAAAGTGATGAGCGATTTTTAAGGACAAAGAGAAAATCTACTTTGATCTCGATGGATATTGGAAGAATTTTTGATGAAAATAAAAGAAATTGCCAACACAAAACTATCTTTATGCAAAACCTAATAAAAGATCTAAATAAATTTATGAGTCATCTCTCATTTAAACTAAATATCTACTCAAAAACACATCTTAGAGATAGGATTTTACTCTTTTTAAACAGCGAAAGGGAGAAAACTGGCTCAAATTTAATAAAGCCAATTTTCAATCAAGAAGACCTGGCAAAATACCTATCTTGCAATAGATCTGCACTTTCAAGAGAGTTGTATCTCATGGAAAAAGAGGGTATTATAAAGATAAAAAATAGAGAAATTTGGTTTAATGAGAGTTAA
- a CDS encoding class I SAM-dependent methyltransferase, translated as MSSRILGHTFMKNLGRTKLRPGGGVTTKWLLNEANIQPNSKILEVACNHADNIIGIYNEYKCDVKAIDLDDEALQECRQNLNLLGFEKEIEVFNMDAKDLKFPYATFDIVINEAMLTMLNPNDKKRAVLEYHRVLKQGGLLLTHDIAIVDSSIKKELSQSVNMNTYPLTKEDWFLLFESNGFKVQSFKMGRFLLLDKETIIKDEGAINAAKFYKNAQKEENKEQFAKMLKATSNENINYIAIVSKKI; from the coding sequence ATGAGTAGTAGAATTTTGGGTCATACTTTTATGAAAAATTTAGGTAGAACCAAACTTAGACCAGGTGGCGGAGTTACTACAAAGTGGCTTTTAAATGAGGCAAACATTCAGCCAAACAGCAAAATTTTAGAGGTAGCTTGCAACCACGCAGACAATATAATTGGCATATATAATGAGTATAAATGCGATGTAAAGGCCATCGATTTGGATGATGAAGCGTTGCAAGAGTGCAGACAAAACTTAAATTTACTAGGCTTTGAAAAAGAGATTGAAGTTTTTAATATGGACGCTAAAGATCTAAAGTTTCCATATGCGACCTTTGATATCGTCATCAATGAGGCAATGCTTACTATGCTAAATCCAAACGACAAAAAAAGAGCTGTTTTGGAATATCACAGAGTTTTAAAGCAGGGCGGACTTTTGCTAACTCACGACATCGCAATAGTAGATAGCTCTATAAAAAAAGAGCTCTCGCAATCTGTCAATATGAACACTTACCCACTTACAAAAGAGGATTGGTTTTTGTTGTTTGAGTCAAATGGTTTTAAGGTGCAAAGTTTTAAAATGGGCAGGTTTCTTTTGCTAGATAAAGAGACAATTATCAAAGATGAGGGCGCCATAAATGCTGCTAAGTTTTATAAAAATGCGCAAAAAGAGGAGAACAAAGAGCAATTTGCTAAAATGCTAAAAGCAACAAGTAACGAAAACATAAATTACATAGCAATTGTTTCAAAAAAGATATAA